A window of Juglans regia cultivar Chandler chromosome 7, Walnut 2.0, whole genome shotgun sequence contains these coding sequences:
- the LOC108998356 gene encoding methyl-CpG-binding domain-containing protein 11-like isoform X2, whose product MFLPKKGGTPRKNEIMFVAPTGEEINNKKQLEQYLKSHPGNPSISEFDWGTGETPRRSARISEKVKATPPSEGESPRKRGRKSLGIKKDNKELEGASEENEGTKEIQMQDAEVAGKEDAETEKEKDVSKEAPADNGGKTQKENGDELQVNAEESKNEEVPSADKTQAEVNVKHLDVVAAADEKIAGEDVTTDATKSEKGEDNVEKVPQAETQKTNGTSDKKPDDPEANGGAKQDNPCGIAEPKGEINEKQALSENDGKSNVETGEKVKKNDGEVIENAKVKEVGPADAPHRPSPSTVSC is encoded by the exons ATG TTCTTACCCAAGAAAGGAGGTACACCAAGGAAGAATGAGATCATGTTTGTTGCTCCTACTGGAGAGGAGatcaacaacaaaaaacaaCTGGAGCAGTACCTAAAATCACACCCTGGTAATCCTTCAATATCAGAGTTTGATTGGGGTACTGGAGAGACTCCTAGAAGATCTGCACGAATCAGCGAAAAGGTCAAGGCAACTCCGCCATCAGAGGGTGAGTCCCCAAGGAAGCGTGGCCGAAAATCATTGGGGATAAAGAAGGACAACAAAGAATTGGAAGGTGCTTCGGAAGAAAATGAAGGTACTAAGGAAATTCAAATGCAAGATGCGGAGGTAGCTGGGAAAGAAGATGCAGAAACTGAGAAGGAGAAAGATGTTTCCAAGGAAGCTCCAGCTGACAATGGAGgtaaaacacaaaaagaaaatggagatgaACTCCAGGTCAATGCTGAGGAAAGCAAGAATGAGGAAGTGCCTAGTGCTGATAAAACCCAAGCTGAGGTTAATGTCAAGCATCTAGATGTTGTAGCAGCAGCAGATGAAAAGATTGCTGGAGAAGATGTTACTACAGACGCAACTAAAAGTGAGAAGGGAGAGGACAATGTGGAAAAGGTGCCACAAGCTGAAACACAGAAAACAAACGGTACAAGTGACAAGAAACCGGATGACCCAGAAGCAAATGGGGGAGCAAAGCAAGATAATCCTTGTGGAATTGCAGAACCCAAGGGAGAGATCAATGAGAAACAAGCTTTGTCCGAGAATGATGGAAAATCTAATGTTGAGACTGGTGAGAAAGTCAAGAAAAATGATGGGGAGGTGATTGAAAATGCTAAGGTTAAGGAAGTGGGGCCAGCTGATGCCCCCCACCGACCTTCACCCTCCACTGTGAGCTGCTGA
- the LOC108998324 gene encoding cucumber peeling cupredoxin-like — protein MEKFTSVVAVFGVVVVLLLQCAAAQTVHVVGDSIGWRVPTGGASAYETWAASKQFVVGDILLFNFATNEHDVLQVPKESYDSCSSSNPIGDTITTGPVNITLSTAGTHYYICTIGRHCQSGQKLAVTVSGSPSAVPPTTSTPPATPTPSTTPSPTSGTPADCAPTPASSPTSSPPMGPTTPETMPPPDSSSSSSVFASLFISLLSIAMVFLF, from the exons ATGGAGAAGTTCACGAGTGTTGTGGCCGTTTTTGGGGTTGTTGTTGTGCTGCTATTGCAATGCGCAGCAGCACAAACAGTGCATGTGGTAGGAGATAGCATCGGTTGGAGGGTTCCTACAGGAGGTGCTTCCGCATACGAAACTTGGGCGGCCAGTAAGCAATTCGTGGTTGGCGATATCCTAT TATTCAACTTTGCCACAAATGAGCATGATGTTCTTCAAGTACCGAAAGAATCCTATGACAGTTGCAGCTCGTCTAATCCCATTGGTGACACCATCACCACTGGCCCTGTCAACATAACTCTGTCCACTGCTGGCACCCACTACTACATCTGCACTATTGGCCGGCATTGCCAATCGGGTCAGAAGTTAGCCGTTACCGTCTCCGGTTCTCCAAGTGCTGTCCCGCCTACAACGAGTACTCCACCTGCCACCCCGACTCCTTCTACAACACCATCTCCCACATCAGGGACCCCTGCTGATTGCGCTCCAACTCCTGCATCATCCCCGACATCATCCCCACCCATGGGTCCGACCACTCCGGAGACAATGCCGCCGCCTgattcttcatcatcatctagTGTCTTTGCTAGTTTATTCATCTCTTTGTTGTCCATTGCCATGGTTTTCCTTTTCTGA
- the LOC108998310 gene encoding G-type lectin S-receptor-like serine/threonine-protein kinase SD2-5, producing the protein MLQFQKYMGLLHFVTLCLCLLSVFESCIAINQHVGRIYPGFQASHSEWTDKNGLFLSSNNSAFAFGFYTALDVELFLLVVIHMGSSKVVWTANRGLLVKNFDKFVFEENGNVFLEIGDGVVWSTNTTGEKVGSVELQDSGNLVLLAKNRSILWQSFSHPTDTLLPGQVFREGMSLKSFPNRNNLSHYLEFKPDDMVLYAGFETPQLYWSITTDGRKSNNNVTSSVHSVSLVSNSWNFYNQEGLLLWQFVFSDYNGTSALWAAILGSDGSISFYNLQKGKSVAPEATKIPENSCGVPENCDPYHVCYFDNWCQCPPLLSSEFNCKPQTVSTCNSSKSSAKLLYVGEKLTYFALGFVKPLLKSNLNACQEACLTSCSCLVLFFERTSGRCFLFDQIGNLQRSAEGSPGYISYMKVSGVRNGGPSPASREERKHVIAIVIIVIATISVILGLIYMGFWCHCKKKGLLEYSRDNLEEDNFLNSLSGAPVRFSYSDLSLATKNFTTKIGAGGFGSVYLGVLPDGTRLAVKKLEAIGQGKKEFRAEVTIIGSIHHVHLVKLRGFCAEGSHRLLVYEYMGKGSLDKWIFKNNEGSHLLDWDTRFNIALGTAKGLAYLHEECEVKIVHCDIKPENVLLDDNFTAKVSDFGLAKLMNREQSLVHTTLRGTRGYLAPEWITKYAISEKSDVYSYGMVLLEIIGGRKNYHPEYSLEKAYLPWYASKMLEEGKLKEIFDSELEIDENDERVSAAIKVALWCIQDDMHLRPPMTKVVQMLEGIWAVPSPPISSQTSSHSKFFKWSSGETTSSGPIDYYSELAMSDVRLSGPR; encoded by the coding sequence ATGCTGCAGTTCCAGAAATATATGGGTTTGTTACATTTCGTAACGTTGTGTCTCTGTCTCCTCTCTGTGTTTGAGAGCTGCATTGCCATTAATCAGCATGTTGGTCGGATATATCCTGGATTCCAAGCGTCTCATAGCGAATGGACCGATAAAAATGGGCTATTTCTGTCATCCAACAATTCGGCATTCGCCTTCGGCTTTTACACTGCCCTGGATGTGGAATTGTTTTTACTAGTAGTCATTCACATGGGTAGTTCCAAAGTGGTTTGGACTGCTAATAGAGGCTTACTGGTTAAGAATTTTGACAAGTTTGTTTTCGAAGAAAATGGAAATGTGTTTTTGGAAATTGGGGACGGTGTAGTTTGGTCTACTAATACGACAGGGGAAAAGGTTGGATCCGTGGAATTGCAGGATTCAGGAAACTTGGTATTGCTTGCAAAGAATAGAAGTATTCTTTGGCAAAGCTTTAGCCATCCCACTGATACCCTTTTACCTGGCCAGGTGTTCCGGGAAGGAATGAGTCTTAAAAGCTTCCCAAACCGCAACAACTTGTCTCATTATCTTGAGTTCAAACCAGATGATATGGTCTTGTATGCAGGTTTTGAAACCCCACAACTCTATTGGTCTATAACAACTGATGGCCGGAAAAGCAATAACAATGTCACCAGCAGCGTCCATTCTGTCTCTCTGGTGTCCAATTCATGGAACTTTTATAATCAAGAAGGACTTTTGCTTTGGCAATTTGTCTTCTCTGACTATAATGGCACCAGTGCCTTGTGGGCTGCTATTTTAGGCTCTGATGGGTCAATATCATTCTATAATCTTCAGAAGGGAAAGAGTGTCGCTCCAGAGGCAACCAAGATACCAGAAAATTCCTGCGGTGTTCCAGAGAATTGTGACCCTTATCATGTGTGCTATTTTGACAACTGGTGCCAATGCCCACCGCTTCTCAGCTCTGAATTTAATTGCAAACCCCAGACCGTGTCAACCTGTAATAGCTCCAAAAGTTCAGCCAAGCTTTTATACGTTGGTGAGAAGCTAACTTATTTTGCACTTGGATTTGTTAAACCCCTTTTGAAATCTAATCTAAATGCATGCCAAGAGGCTTGCCTTACAAGCTGCTCTTGCCTTGTGCTGTTCTTCGAAAGGACCTCTGGGAGATGCTTTCTATTCGACCAGATAGGGAATCTGCAACGCTCTGCTGAAGGTTCTCCTGGTTATATTTCATACATGAAGGTCTCAGGTGTCAGAAATGGTGGACCAAGTCCTGCAAGCAGAGAGGAAAGGAAGCACGTTATAGCAATTGTAATAATTGTTATTGCAACCATATCGGTAATTCTTGGTCTAATTTACATGGGATTCTGGTGTCACTGCAAAAAGAAGGGATTGCTGGAATATTCTCGAGACAACCTGGAAGAAGATAATTTCTTGAATAGTCTTTCTGGGGCACCTGTTCGTTTCAGTTATAGTGATCTCAGTCTAGCAACCAAGAACTTTACTACAAAGATTGGTGCAGGCGGGTTTGGATCAGTCTACCTCGGTGTGCTTCCAGATGGTACCCGCTTGGCTGTGAAAAAACTGGAGGCCATTGGGCAGGGAAAGAAGGAGTTTAGAGCTGAAGTCACAATTATCGGGAGTATCCATCATGTCCATCTGGTCAAGCTCAGAGGATTCTGCGCTGAGGGGTCTCACCGGCTTCTTGTCTATGAATACATGGGAAAAGGGTCTTTAGATAAATGGATATTTAAGAACAATGAAGGAAGTCACTTATTGGATTGGGATACCAGATTCAACATAGCATTAGGGACTGCAAAGGGATTAGCTTATCTCCACGAGGAGTGTGAAGTGAAGATTGTTCATTGCGATATAAAACCTGAAAATGTTCTTCTTGACGATAATTTTACTGCAAAAGTATCTGATTTTGGTCTGGCCAAGCTAATGAACCGGGAACAGAGCCTTGTGCACACGACGCTAAGGGGTACAAGAGGTTACCTTGCACCCGAATGGATCACCAAGTATGCCATATCAGAGAAGAGTGATGTATACAGCTATGGCATGGTCTTGCTTGAGATCATTGGAGGGAGGAAGAATTACCATCCAGAATATAGTTTAGAGAAAGCCTATCTTCCCTGGTATGCCTCCaagatgttagaagaaggaaaactgaaagaaatatttgattCTGAGCTAGAGATAGATGAGAATGATGAAAGGGTTTCCGCTGCAATCAAGGTGGCACTGTGGTGTATACAGGACGACATGCATTTAAGACCACCAATGACTAAAGTAGTCCAAATGCTTGAAGGCATTTGGGCTGTGCCTTCGCCTCCAATCTCCTCCCAAACCAGTTCTCACTCGAAGTTCTTCAAATGGAGCAGTGGAGAGACTACTTCATCAGGACCGATTGATTACTATAGCGAGTTGGCCATGTCAGATGTGCGGCTATCAGGCCCAAGATGA
- the LOC108998357 gene encoding uncharacterized protein LOC108998357 produces the protein MLLRSSSAPILKSWVPHSKDSSPEADALPRTRSVSFSKSFNRYPIEDSTKKVTQILTETDFQAPPKPRKKNPVSHSPKKQQKITIKGEEEEQEQKRNFLPSLYSIQRLFSSSGLGDTVVDDEERAVEKKDSLLQTLVVGGGGGSDGGRVCGGGGRGSDGGDGGDHDGSGSFESNNHGSENTDAYYQKMIEANPGNALLLGNYAKFLKEVRGDFARAEEYCGRAILANPSDGNVLSLYADLIWQSKKDADRAESYYHQAVKTAPDDCYVLASYARFLWDAEEEDDQEEQHERGHNLATLPNLFQGASHHSPFTAAS, from the exons ATGCTTCTTAGGAGCTCCTCCGCACCTATCTTGAAGTCATGGGTACCCCACTCCAAGGATTCATCCCCCGAGGCCGACGCGCTTCCAAGGACCAGATCAGtttctttctcaaaatcttTTAATCGTTATCCCATTGAAGACTCAACGAAGAAGGTGACCCAAATCTTGACTGAAACGGACTTTCAAGCTCCACCAAAGCCCAGAAAGAAGAATCCCGTATCTCACTCCcctaaaaaacaacaaaaaattacaatcaagggcgaagaagaagaacaagagcAAAAACGCAATTTTTTACCTTCATTATATTCGATTCAGAGGCTCTTTTCAAGCTCTGGGTTGGGTGATACGGTGGTGGACGATGAGGAACGTGCTGTGGAGAAGAAAGATAGTTTGTTGCAGACTCTGGTGGTGGGTGGTGGAGGTGGGAGCGATGGTGGTCGGGTTTGTGGCGGTGGTGGGAGAGGATCAGACGGTGGAGACGGAGGTGATCATGATGGGTCAGGGTCTTTTGAAAGTAATAATCATGGGAGTGAAAACACAGACGCTTATTACCAGAAGATGATCGAAGCAAACCCAGGCAATGCGCTCTTGCTTGGAAACTATGCAAAGTTTTTGAAAGAG GTTCGCGGAGATTTCGCTAGAGCAGAAGAGTATTGTGGAAGGGCCATTTTGGCTAACCCAAGTGATGGGAATGTTTTATCTCTCTATGCCGATTTGATATGGCAATCAAAGAAGGATGCTGATCGAGCCGAGAGTTATTATCATCAAGCTGTCAAAACCGCCCCAGACGATTG TTATGTCTTAGCTTCATATGCTCGATTTCTTTGGGATGCCGAAGAAGAGGATGATCAAGAGGAACAACATGAACGTGGCCACAACCTTGCAACCCTGCCAAATCTCTTCCAAGGAGCTTCTCACCATTCTCCTTTTACTGCAGCCTCTTAA
- the LOC108998356 gene encoding methyl-CpG-binding domain-containing protein 11-like isoform X1, translating to MEKEAQIGAQEEEVLSLELPAPVSWKKLFLPKKGGTPRKNEIMFVAPTGEEINNKKQLEQYLKSHPGNPSISEFDWGTGETPRRSARISEKVKATPPSEGESPRKRGRKSLGIKKDNKELEGASEENEGTKEIQMQDAEVAGKEDAETEKEKDVSKEAPADNGGKTQKENGDELQVNAEESKNEEVPSADKTQAEVNVKHLDVVAAADEKIAGEDVTTDATKSEKGEDNVEKVPQAETQKTNGTSDKKPDDPEANGGAKQDNPCGIAEPKGEINEKQALSENDGKSNVETGEKVKKNDGEVIENAKVKEVGPADAPHRPSPSTVSC from the exons ATGGAGAAGGAAGCACAAATCGGAGCCCAAGAGGAGGAGGTTCTTTCCTTGGAGCTCCCAGCTCCTGTTTCTTGGAAGAAATtg TTCTTACCCAAGAAAGGAGGTACACCAAGGAAGAATGAGATCATGTTTGTTGCTCCTACTGGAGAGGAGatcaacaacaaaaaacaaCTGGAGCAGTACCTAAAATCACACCCTGGTAATCCTTCAATATCAGAGTTTGATTGGGGTACTGGAGAGACTCCTAGAAGATCTGCACGAATCAGCGAAAAGGTCAAGGCAACTCCGCCATCAGAGGGTGAGTCCCCAAGGAAGCGTGGCCGAAAATCATTGGGGATAAAGAAGGACAACAAAGAATTGGAAGGTGCTTCGGAAGAAAATGAAGGTACTAAGGAAATTCAAATGCAAGATGCGGAGGTAGCTGGGAAAGAAGATGCAGAAACTGAGAAGGAGAAAGATGTTTCCAAGGAAGCTCCAGCTGACAATGGAGgtaaaacacaaaaagaaaatggagatgaACTCCAGGTCAATGCTGAGGAAAGCAAGAATGAGGAAGTGCCTAGTGCTGATAAAACCCAAGCTGAGGTTAATGTCAAGCATCTAGATGTTGTAGCAGCAGCAGATGAAAAGATTGCTGGAGAAGATGTTACTACAGACGCAACTAAAAGTGAGAAGGGAGAGGACAATGTGGAAAAGGTGCCACAAGCTGAAACACAGAAAACAAACGGTACAAGTGACAAGAAACCGGATGACCCAGAAGCAAATGGGGGAGCAAAGCAAGATAATCCTTGTGGAATTGCAGAACCCAAGGGAGAGATCAATGAGAAACAAGCTTTGTCCGAGAATGATGGAAAATCTAATGTTGAGACTGGTGAGAAAGTCAAGAAAAATGATGGGGAGGTGATTGAAAATGCTAAGGTTAAGGAAGTGGGGCCAGCTGATGCCCCCCACCGACCTTCACCCTCCACTGTGAGCTGCTGA
- the LOC108998303 gene encoding glucan endo-1,3-beta-glucosidase 11-like — MPIKPMKFSSFFLWSLLIFSITSLNVLTADAFTGTYGVNYGRIADNIPSPQSVVTLLKAAKIKNIRIYDANQDVLKAFKGSGIEIVVGLGNEFLKDISVGEDRAMNWIKENVQPFLPGTPIRGIAVGNEILGGADVELWEVLLPAVKNVYSALDRLGLTKKVEVSSPHSEAVFANSFPPSLCNFREDILPFMKPLLQFFSETGSPFYINAYPFLAYKSDPEHIDLKYALFQSNPGIYDAKTKLHYSNMFDAQVDAAYAALEKVGFHKMEVIVSETGWASRGDDNEAGATLDNARTYNYNLRKKLAKKKGTPYRPKIAVKAYIFALFNENLKPGPTSERNFGLFKADGSISYDIGFTGLVPSAAPSSLLSFKEIGSSCTLVFASCAAILLLIF; from the exons ATGCCAATCAAACCAATGaagttctcttctttctttctctggTCTCTCCTTATCTTCTCCATCACATCTCTCAATG TTTTGACAGCAGACGCATTCACGGGGACATATGGAGTAAACTATGGCAGAATAGCAGACAACATACCTTCACCCCAAAGTGTGGTGACACTTCTCAAAGCTGCAAAGATAAAAAACATTAGAATCTATGACGCTAACCAGGATGTCCTCAAGGCCTTCAAAGGATCTGGCATTGAGATAGTGGTTGGACTCGGAAATGAATTCCTGAAAGACATCAGTGTAGGCGAGGATCGTGCCATGAAttggataaaagaaaatgtgcaGCCTTTCCTTCCTGGAACTCCTATACGTGGAATTGCAGTTGGGAATGAGATCTTGGGAGGCGCGGATGTGGAGCTCTGGGAGGTGTTGCTGCCTGCAGTAAAGAATGTTTACAGTGCACTTGATAGATTGGGTTTGACCAAGAAGGTTGAGGTCTCAAGCCCACATTCAGAGGCTGTCTTCGCCAATTCCTTCCCTCCATCTTTGTGTAATTTCAGGGAAGATATTCTTCCATTCATGAAGCCACTTTTGCAGTTCTTCTCGGAGACTGGTTCTCCTTTTTACATAAATGCTTATCCATTCTTGGCCTACAAGAGTGACCCTGAGCATATTGATCTCAAATATGCTCTCTTCCAATCAAATCCTGGAATTTATGATGCAAAGACTAAGTTACACTATAGTAACATGTTTGATGCACAGGTTGATGCGGCTTATGCCGCCTTAGAAAAGGTCGGGTTTCACAAGATGGAGGTCATAGTTTCTGAAACTGGCTGGGCTTCTCGTGGAGATGACAATGAAGCAGGTGCCACACTAGACAATGCAAGGACTTACAATTATAATTTGCGCAAGAAGCTAGCCAAAAAGAAGGGGACCCCCTATAGGCCAAAGATTGCGGTGAAGGCTTATATTTTTGCTTTATTCAATGAGAATTTGAAGCCAGGGCCAACCTCCGAGAGGAACTTTGGATTGTTTAAAGCTGATGGAAGCATTTCATATGACATTGGATTTACTGGCCTTGTGCCTTCTGCAGCAccctcatctctgctctctttCAAG GAAATTGGATCGTCATGCACTCTGGTTTTTGCAAGCTGTGCTGCAATTCTGCTACTGATTTTTTAA
- the LOC108998363 gene encoding G-type lectin S-receptor-like serine/threonine-protein kinase SD2-5 produces MGLFQIRTLFLCLLLVLETCIASIQQFGRIYPGYQASQMVYIDHKGIFLRSNDMKFALGFYTSLDVTLFLLVIIHMPSSRVVWTANRGLLVRNSDCFVFGKNGNVYLERGNGVAWSTNTTGETAKSMELHDTGNLVLVGAGGRILWQSFSHPTDTLLPGQEFLEGMQLKSFPNRHSLSHYLDFRSGDLILSAGFETPQLYWSISNDSRKTNNSISGKVHSVTLVFTSWNFYDQNKTLLWQFIFSNSPGWNAFWVAVLGSDGSISFYNLQKGKSVTPEAIKIPQSSCGTPEPCDPYHVCSFDNRCQCPSLLRSNSDCKPQINSTCNGSRSSVKLLHIGEELNYFALNFVTPLMKPDLDACKEACLGNCSCLVLFFENSSGSCILFDQIGSLQRSNMGSTGYSTYMKVLGGLGPAVENRRKNILLIMVIAFATVTIIIGLLYAGYWYLKKKISPQYHLDDSEEDDFLDNLPGMPLRFSYIYLSRATQNFSTKIGQGGFGSVYVGVLPDGTQVAVKKLESTVQGTKEFKAEVTTIGSIHHVHLVKLKGFCAEGPHRLLVYEYMEKGSLDKWIFNKNEEGHILDWDTRFNIALGTAKGLAYLHEECEVKIVHCDIKPENVLLDDNFVAKVSDFGMAKLMNREQSIVYTTLRGTRGYLAPEWITNFAISEKSDVYSYGMVLLEIIGGRKNYDSGENSEKVHFPSYAIKMLEGGKLKEIIDTELEIDEKDDRVVTAIKLALWCIQDDMHLRPPMTKVVQILEGFCAVPPPPTASQLGSLSGFSRWSSQGATSSGFENYSGDVALSDVRLSGPR; encoded by the coding sequence ATGGGTTTGTTCCAAATTAGAACCTTATTTCTTTGCCTCCTCCTTGTACTTGAGACCTGCATAGCCAGCATTCAACAGTTCGGCCGGATATATCCTGGGTACCAAGCGTCTCAGATGgtatatattgatcataaagGTATATTTCTGAGGTCGAATGATATGAAATTTGCTTTGGGCTTCTATACTAGTTTGGATGTTACATTGTTTCTACTGGTTATCATTCACATGCCTAGTTCCAGAGTGGTCTGGACTGCTAATAGGGGCTTATTGGTTCGAAATAGCGATTGCTTTGTGTTTGGAAAAAATGGGAATGTCTACTTGGAACGTGGAAATGGTGTGGCTTGGTCCACAAACACTACAGGAGAAACGGCTAAATCCATGGAATTACACGATACAGGAAACTTGGTATTGGTTGGGGCTGGTGGAAGAATTCTATGGCAGAGTTTTAGCCATCCTACTGATACCCTTTTGCCTGGTCAGGAATTCTTGGAAGGAATGCAGCTCAAAAGTTTCCCCAACCGTCATAGCTTGTCTCACTATCTCGATTTCAGGTCGGGTGATTTGATCTTGTCGGCAGGGTTTGAAACTCCGCAACTTTATTGGTCCATATCAAATGACAGCCGGAAAACAAATAACAGCATCAGCGGCAAGGTTCATTCTGTTACTCTGGTGTTTACATCCTGGAATTTCTACGATCAAAATAAAACCTTACTTTGGCAATTTATCTTCTCCAATAGTCCTGGATGGAATGCCTTCTGGGTTGCTGTTTTAGGCTCCGATGGCTCCATATCATTCTATAATCTTCAAAAGGGGAAGTCAGTTACTCCCGAGGCAATAAAAATACCACAAAGTTCCTGTGGCACTCCAGAGCCTTGTGACCCATACCATGTGTGCTCTTTTGACAATAGATGCCAATGCCCTTCACTTCTCAGATCGAACTCTGATTGCAAGCCTCAGATTAACTCAACGTGCAATGGCTCCAGGAGTTCAGTAAAGCTTCTGCACATTGGCGAAGAGCTTAACTATTTTGCACTGAACTTCGTTACACCTTTGATGAAACCCGATCTAGATGCTTGCAAAGAAGCATGCCTAGGAAATTGTTCTTGCCTCGTGCTGTTCTTTGAAAACTCATCTGGGAGTTGTATTCTATTTGACCAAATTGGAAGTTTGCAACGGTCTAATATGGGTTCTACTGGTTATAGCACGTATATGAAGGTTTTAGGTGGTCTAGGTCCTGCAGTCGAAAATAGAAGGAAGAACATTCTTTTAATCATGGTCATAGCTTTTGCAACTGTGACGATTATTATTGGTCTACTTTATGCAGGATACTGGTATCTCAAAAAGAAGATATCACCACAATATCATTTAGATGATTCGGAAGAGGATGATTTCTTGGACAATCTTCCTGGGATGCCTCTTCGTTTCAGTTATATTTATCTTTCTAGAGCAACCCAAAACTTCTCTACAAAAATTGGCCAAGGAGGGTTTGGTTCAGTCTATGTAGGTGTGCTCCCAGATGGTACACAAGTTGCAGTGAAAAAGTTAGAGAGCACTGTTCAGGGGACGAAAGAGTTTAAAGCTGAAGTTACCACCATCGGGAGTATCCATCATGTGCATCTGGTCAAGCTAAAAGGCTTTTGTGCTGAAGGGCCTCACCGGCTTCTTGTATATGAGTATATGGAAAAAGGTTCATTAGATAAATGGATCTTCAATAAGAATGAAGAGGGTCACATATTGGATTGGGATACGAGATTTAATATTGCTTTGGGAACAGCAAAGGGTTTGGCTTATCTCCATGAGGAATGTGAAGTGAAGATTGTCCACTGTGATATTAAACCTGAAAATGTTCTTCTTGACGATAATTTTGTTGccaaagtttcagattttggtaTGGCTAAGCTAATGAACCGAGAACAGAGCATTGTGTATACGACGCTAAGGGGTACAAGAGGGTACCTTGCACCAGAATGGATTACCAACTTTGCCATCTCAGAGAAGAGTGATGTATACAGCTATGGCATGGTCTTGCTTGAGATTATAGGAGGAAGGAAGAATTATGATTCGGGAGAGAATTCAGAGAAAGTCCATTTTCCTTCTTATGCGATCAAGATGTTGGAAGGaggaaaattgaaagaaattattgACACAGAGCTAGAGATTGATGAAAAAGACGATAGGGTAGTCACTGCCATCAAACTTGCTTTGTGGTGTATACAAGATGATATGCATTTGAGGCCACCAATGACTAAAGTAGTCCAAATTCTTGAAGGCTTTTGTGCTGTCCCTCCGCCTCCAACCGCCTCTCAGCTAGGTTCACTATCAGGTTTCTCTAGATGGAGCAGTCAAGGGGCTACTTCATCaggatttgaaaattattcCGGTGATGTAGCCTTGTCAGATGTTCGCTTATCAGGACCAAGATGA